In Tachysurus vachellii isolate PV-2020 chromosome 1, HZAU_Pvac_v1, whole genome shotgun sequence, a genomic segment contains:
- the ap3d1 gene encoding AP-3 complex subunit delta-1 isoform X3 has protein sequence MALKIVKGSIDRMFDKNLQDLVRGIRNHKEDEAKYISTCIDEIKQELKQDNIAVKANAVCKLTYLQMLGYDVSWAAFNIVEVMSSSKFTFKRIGYLAASQCFHEGTDVIMLTTNQIRKDLSSPNQYDTGVALTGLSCFVTPDLARDLANDIMTLMSHTKPYIRKKAVLIMYKVFLKYPESLRPAFPRLKEKLEDPDPGVQSAAVNVICELARRNPKNYLSLAPLFFKLMTSSTNNWVLIKIIKLFGALTPLEPRLGKKLIEPLTNLIHSTSAMSLLYECVNTVIAVLISLSSGMPNHSASIQLCVQKLRILIEDSDQNLKYLGLLAMSKILKTHPKSVQSHKDLILQCLDDKDESIRLRALDLLYGMVSKKNLMEIVKKLMLHVDKAEGTTYRDELLTKIIDICSQSNYQYITNFEWYISILVELTRLEGTRHGHLIASQMLDVAIRVRAIRVFAVAQMAMLLDNAHLLTGNTQRNGICEVLYAAAWICGEFSEHLEDPMQTLEAMLRPKVATLPGHIQAVYVQNAAKLFATLLQKHEGTEDSQVAQEASQMLIDRLPLFVQSANLEVQERASCILQLIKYIQKLQQKDVEVSVEVSALFAGELNPVAPKAQKKVPVPEGLDLDAWINEPPSESESEDEKPKTLFAKEEPKHTRPRHTEVDEKELARRREVRKQEQANNPFYIKSSPSTQKVYQDMPGVEHIPVVQIDLSVPLKVPGMPMSDQYLKLEEERRQKEKAEKKKKEKKKKKEKRGKGKRDDSGPESEEDITPAHHVDIVTEEMPENALPSDDDDKDPNDPHKALDIDLDKPLADSEKLPVRGHRLDVVKSPGTDEDGESIQPGLKKRSIKEKKEKKKDKEKDRKKSKEEEKKKKKKKHKNDVEDEPVEPHLENSVQSKETSVAAAPATSTSGEEAVVPPPAPAPEMSVAAAPDSESDEPKDEEPEEVKSSKHKKKKQKKEKEKDEKEKKKKKRHHHHHHHHHSVGDGRDSVQNGTVEEEEPLPPMSNYCLLAENTYIKMMKEDTDQVYDIQGNLQDGSQVVVSVIFENKSNNFLKSMEFNVLDSLNSKLQRPDGAGPHDGLVVPFQLPPGVSNEARFVFSVQSIVMPQKLKGTLAFIVKSEDSSTHEKLDFKLHFTCTSYLITTPCYSDAYAKLLESGDLKSSSLKLEGINMPFHHLLARICFHHHFSIVERIDSCASMYSRSIQGHHVCLLVKTADQTVSIDAKCDEPSLLGNVLEEIKQTFSQC, from the exons ATGGCTTTAAAGATCGTTAAAGGGAGCATCGATCGGATGTTCGATAAAAACCTTCAGGACTTAGTACGTGGCATTAGGAACCACAAGGAAGATGAG GCCAAATACATCTCCACATGTATTGACGAGATCAAGCAGGAACTGAAACAGGACAATATTGCCGTCAAAGCCAATGCAGTGTGCAAGCTCACCTAC ttgCAGATGCTTGGATATGATGTCAGCTGGGCTGCATTCAATATTGTTGAGGTGATGAGCTCTTCCAAATTCACCTTTAAG CGAATCGGTTACCTGGCTGCCTCACAGTGCTTTCATGAAGGCACTGATGTCATCATGCTtacgaccaatcagattcgcaAG GATCTCAGCAGTCCAAATCAGTACGACACTGGTGTGGCTCTGACTGGCCTCTCCTGCTTTGTGACCCCTGACCTGGCCCGTGACCTTGCCAACGATATTATGACTTTG ATGTCTCACACTAAGCCATACATTAGGAAGAAGGCTGTGCTCATCATGTATAAGGTGTTTCTAAAGTACCCTGAGTCTCTGCGGCCTGCCTTCCCCCGACTCAAGGAGAAACTGGAGGACCCAGACCCAG GTGTACAGTCGGCAGCAGTTAATGTCATCTGTGAGTTGGCCAGGAGAAACCCCAAGAACTACCTGTCCTTGGCCCCCCTTTTCTTTAAGCTGATGACCTCCTCCACGAACAACTGGGTCCTCATCAAAATCATCAAACTG tttggCGCCCTCACCCCTTTGGAGCCTCGTCTAGGGAAGAAGCTGATTGAGCCCTTAACTAACCTCATCCACAG TACCTCTGCCATGTCTCtgctgtatgagtgtgtaaacacagtgATTGCAG TGTTGATTTCTCTGTCCTCTGGGATGCCCAACCACAGTGCTAGCATTCAG CTCTGTGTGCAGAAACTGCGAATCCTGATCGAAGACTCAGACCAGAACT TGAAGTACTTGGGTCTGTTGGCTATGTCCAAGATCCTAAAAACGCACCCGAAGTCTGTGCAGTCACACAAGGACCTGATCCTGCAGTGTCTGGATGACAAGGACGAGTCCATCCGACTGCGGGCTCTGGATCTTCTCTATGGCATG GTCTCTAAGAAGAACCTGATGGAAATTGTAAAGAAGCTGATGCTGCATGTAGATAAGGCTGAAGGCACCACATATAGAGATGAGCTGCTAACCAAGATCATCGACATTTGCAGCCAGAGCAACTACCAGTACATCACTAACTTTGAGTG GTACATTAGCATTCTGGTAGAGCTAACACGGCTTGAAGGCACCCGCCACGGTCATCTCATTGCTTCTCAGATGTTGGATGTGGCCATCCGTGTGAGGGCCATCCGAGTATTTGCTGTGGCTCAGATGGCCATGCTTTTAGATAATGCACATCTACTGACAGGCAACACGCAGCGCAACGGAATTTGCGAGGTCCTCTATGCTGCTGCATGGATCTGTGGGGAATTCTCTGA ACACCTAGAGGACCCCATGCAGACACTAGAGGCCATGTTGAGACCCAAGGTGGCAACTTTGCCAGGCCACATCCAGGCTGTGTATGTGCAGAATGCTGCAAAGCTGTTTGCAACATTGCTGCAGAAACACGAGGGTACAGAAGACAGCCAGGTTGCCCAGGAGGCTAGTCAGATGCTCATAGACAGACTGCCTCTATTCGTCCAGAGTGCTAACCTGGAAGTACAGGAGAGG GCATCCTGCATTCTACAgctaataaaatatattcagaagCTGCAGCAGAAGGATGTAGAAGTATCTGTGGAGGTATCTGCGCTGTTTGCAGGAGAACTTAACCCTGTGGCTCCTAAAGCTCAGAAGAAAGTGCCTGTGCCAGAAGG ACTGGATCTGGATGCCTGGATCAATGAACCTCCATCTGAGAGCGAGTCTGAGGATGAGAAGCCCAAGACTTTGTTTGCTAAAGAGGAGCCCAAGCACACTCGACCTCGCCACACTGAAGTTGATGAGAAAGAGCTGGCAAGG AGAAGGGAAGTCAGGAAGCAGGAACAAGCTAACAACCCTTTCTACATTAAATCCTCCCCGTCCACTCAGAAG GTGTATCAGGACATGCCAGGTGTGGAGCACATTCCAGTGGTACAGATTGACCTTAGTGTGCCACTCAAAGTTCCAG GGATGCCCATGTCTGATCAGTACCTGAAGTTGGAGGAGGAGCGTCGACAGAAGGAGAAggcagagaagaagaagaaagagaaaaagaagaagaaagagaagcgTGGGAAAGGGAAGAGAGATGACTCTGGCCCTGAGAGTGAGGAAGATATCACACCGGCTCACCACGTGGATATAGTCACTGAGGAGATGCCAGAG AATGCCTTACCAAGTGATGATGACGACAAAGATCCTAATGATCCACACAAAGCCCTGGACATTGATTTAGACAA GCCCCTGGCAGACAGTGAGAAGCTGCCAGTGAGGGGACACCGCCTTGATGTTGTTAAGAGCCCTGGGACagatgaagatggagagagCATCCAACCGGGGCTTAAGAAGAGGAGCAtcaaggagaagaaagagaagaagaaagacaagGAGAAGGACAGAAAG AAGagcaaagaggaagagaagaagaaaaagaagaagaaacacaaaaatgatGTGGAAGATGAGCCAGTGGAGCCTCACTTAGAAAACTCAGTGCAATCAAAAGAGACCAGCGTGGCAGCAGCCCCAGCTACCTCCACTTCTGGCGAG GAGGCAGTGGTTCCGCCACCAGCCCCAGCCCCTGAGATGAGCGTAGCTGCAGCCCCAGATTCTGAATCGGACGAGCCCAAAGATGAAGAACCGGAAGAAGTG AAATCGTCTAAACATaagaagaaaaagcagaagaaagaaaaggaaaaggatgaaaaggagaagaagaagaaaaagcggcatcaccaccaccaccaccatcaccacagtGTGGGAGATGGGAGGGATTCGGTACAGAACGGCACCGTGGAGGAAGAAGAGCCACTACCG CCCATGTCAAACTACTGCCTCCTGGCTGAAAACACGTACATTAAAATG ATGAAGGAGGATACTGATCAG GTGTATGATATTCAGGGAAATTTGCAGGATGGCAGTCAGGTTGTTGTGTCTGTCATCTTTGAGAACAAGAGCAACAACTTCTTGAAGTCCATGGAGTTCAATGTGCTGGATTCCCTCAACTCAAAACTGCAGCGGCCAGATGGAGCTGGACCCCATGATGGGCTTGTTGTGCCCTTCCAGCTGCCCCCAG GTGTGTCAAATGAGGCCCGCTTCGTGTTTTCAGTGCAGAGCATTGTGATGCCTCAGAAACTGAAGGGAACCCTCGCCTTCATAGTAAAG tCAGAAGATTCCTCAACTCATGAGAAACTGGACTTCAAACTGCACTTTACCTGCACATCATATTTAATCACAACTCCATGCTACAG TGATGCATACGCCAAGCTTCTGGAGTCCGGGGACTTAAAGAGCAGCTCTCTGAAGCTGGAGGGAATCAACATGCCTTTCCACCACCTGTTGGCTAGAATCTGCTTTCATCACCATTTTTCTA TTGTGGAGAGGATCGACTCCTGTGCCTCCATGTATAGCAGGTCAATCCAGGGTCACCATGTCTGTTTGCTGGTCAAAACC GCTGATCAGACGGTCTCCATCGACGCTAAATGTGATGAGCCTTCACTGCTGGGGAATGTGCTGGAAGAGATAAAGCAGACCTTCTCACAATGCTGA